The genomic DNA AAACACTCTGGCCGAGTCGATCTATTTTATCATGAAGTATGGGAAAGAAGAAGATGGATTAAACAAGGCATTAGAAGCGAATGAGAAGTGTGCAGGTGATGTGGAATCACGTGCCAAGGCTATACGGAGAGTTTTGGAAAAAGTATGAATCGACGTCATTTTTTAGTTTTTAGTTTTTGTATTTTCCCCTATGCCGGAGAGGTGTTCGCGGTAGATTACAGAAAGCGTAATCCCCTCGCATGGAAAGCCTCTTCGATCAATGATGCAGCTATGGAACTGTATGGAAGAGAAAAATTTGCAACGATTCAAAAAAGTACAGCTATAGAACTTATTGTCCCTCGAGGTATCGTTAGGGATCCAGAAAACATCCCGATCACCATACGTTCATCACTCCAAGCAAAAACCCTTGCTATTTTCCAGGATGCCAATCCTAAGAGTCTGGTCGCCGTCTTTGATATCAATGAAGAGAGTGTGATCGAGTATGAGCTGAATATAATCATGGAGTTTAAGGGAACTGTTTTTGCGGTACTTGAAGGGTTGGATGGGAAACTCTATTACACGCGTGAATATATTGAGGTACTCCACTTAAGCTGTATGGGTTCCGGAGAGTAAAAAGGTTGCTTGATGTGCTTACAATAATCACTTATTCAGTACTTTAGATCTGTTTTGCAAACCCTATATATAATATTTATGATAATTATATAGTTTTTTTATGTTTGTGGTGCATTTTTGTTACAGAGAGAAGATAATTACATAGTTTCTAAGTAGAGATTAATCATTTTAATCCCTAACTTTTATTTTATTTGAATATAATCTATGGCATATGACGAAATTAAGGGATACATCCTTAGTCATTTTAAAATTAATCAAGGAGGACAAATGAATAAGATAACTAAAGAAGAGTTTGACGTTGTTTCTGAAGTATCAGAGCAAACATCAAGAAGAAACTTTTTCAAGAAAACAGCAACTTATTCTATGGGCGCATTAGCTGCAGCTAGTGTTGTCGCACCCGTCACAATAGATGCGAGTGAGCATATTAAAGCAAACCCTGAGGATGATCCAAACATCATGGAAGAGAAACCATGGAGTCTTAAGTTTGGTGCACCTGTAACAGAGAACCTATACGGTCAGCCATCACCATATGAGCATCAGGTAACAAGAAGAACAACACCTATTTTGTCTTCTGGTAACTATAGAGCATCAATTGCGGTAACACCTATTCAGGATCTGAATGGAATTATCACACCAAATGGTCTTTTCTTTAACAGAAATCACGGTGGTACACCAACAATCGATCCAAACCAGCATAGACTAATGATTCACGGTCTTGTTGAGAAGCCGATCGTTTTAACAATGGATCAGTTGAAAAGATATCCAAATGTAAGTAGAGTTCACTTCCTTGAGTGTCCAGCGAACGGTGGGCCGGAGTGGAGAGGACCTCAGTTTAACTCTATCCAATTTGCAAAAGGATTTATGTCTTGTGCTGAGTGGACTGGTGTTTACATCAAAGATATTCTTAAAGACCTTGGTCTTAAGCCAGAGGCACAATGGATGCTTGCAGAGGGTATAGATAACTCTCATATGGGTAGAACTATCCCTGTAGATAAAGTACTTGATGATGCAATGATCGTTTGGGGACAAAATGGTGAAGCATTACGTCCAGAGCAAGGGTACCCGATCAGAATCGTTGTTCCAGGTTGGGAAGCAAACTTATGTGTAAAATGGTTGGCTAGACTTGAGTTCGCAGCAGAGCCATTCTTTGCGAAAGAAGAGACATCTAAATATACAGCATTGAAGCATACTGGTAAAGCGATACAACACTTCTACGCAAACGAAGTAAACTCTGTTATTACTTCACCATGTCCTGAGAAACCATGGACAGACCTTAAAAAAGGTGATATGGTAGAGATCGAAGGACTTGCATGGTCTGGTATGGGAACAATCTCAACTGTTGATGTATCATTCGATGGCGGTAAAAACTGGGTAGAAGCATCATTGAAAGGTCTAGTACTTGATAGAGCTTGGACTAGATTCTCTATTATGCATGAATATACAGGTGAGCCTATGCTCCTTAGTTCACGTGCTTCAGATGACGCAGGACACATTCAGCCAACAGTGAAAAATGAAAGAGCTGCGGTAGGAATCGAAGGTGTTTACCATAGAAATGGTATCCATACATGGGAAATAGATGCAAAAGGAGAGGTTACAAATGTACAAATCTTATCATAAAAAAATTGTTGCAAGTACACTGCTTGCATCAGTAGTATTTTTAGGAACAGCTTGTAATGCATCTAACGGTACAAAAGATACAGCTGGAGCAAATCCTGCAACTGAAACAAAAAGTGTAGCAGCAAATACTAC from Sulfurovum xiamenensis includes the following:
- the soxC gene encoding sulfite dehydrogenase gives rise to the protein MNKITKEEFDVVSEVSEQTSRRNFFKKTATYSMGALAAASVVAPVTIDASEHIKANPEDDPNIMEEKPWSLKFGAPVTENLYGQPSPYEHQVTRRTTPILSSGNYRASIAVTPIQDLNGIITPNGLFFNRNHGGTPTIDPNQHRLMIHGLVEKPIVLTMDQLKRYPNVSRVHFLECPANGGPEWRGPQFNSIQFAKGFMSCAEWTGVYIKDILKDLGLKPEAQWMLAEGIDNSHMGRTIPVDKVLDDAMIVWGQNGEALRPEQGYPIRIVVPGWEANLCVKWLARLEFAAEPFFAKEETSKYTALKHTGKAIQHFYANEVNSVITSPCPEKPWTDLKKGDMVEIEGLAWSGMGTISTVDVSFDGGKNWVEASLKGLVLDRAWTRFSIMHEYTGEPMLLSSRASDDAGHIQPTVKNERAAVGIEGVYHRNGIHTWEIDAKGEVTNVQILS
- a CDS encoding thiosulfate oxidation carrier protein SoxY — translated: MNRRHFLVFSFCIFPYAGEVFAVDYRKRNPLAWKASSINDAAMELYGREKFATIQKSTAIELIVPRGIVRDPENIPITIRSSLQAKTLAIFQDANPKSLVAVFDINEESVIEYELNIIMEFKGTVFAVLEGLDGKLYYTREYIEVLHLSCMGSGE